The bacterium genome includes a window with the following:
- a CDS encoding DUF4878 domain-containing protein — protein sequence MTMSTDASEQPKKRWGRLIALGCGALAALIAVFVAIVFLFVWRATAGPEEVIQGFLASAGAGDYAAAHEHFCAPLKEEQSLADFTATVETNTQLFQVKDTSFTERSIDLAGAELAGTVTLERGTKVPASFKLVKENDDWKLISYNIGS from the coding sequence ATGACGATGTCGACGGACGCGAGCGAACAGCCGAAGAAGCGTTGGGGGCGTCTCATCGCGCTGGGCTGCGGAGCGCTCGCCGCGCTCATCGCTGTTTTCGTGGCGATCGTCTTTCTCTTTGTCTGGCGCGCGACGGCGGGGCCGGAAGAGGTCATTCAGGGCTTCCTCGCGAGCGCGGGGGCGGGTGACTACGCGGCGGCGCACGAGCACTTTTGTGCGCCGCTCAAAGAGGAACAATCACTCGCGGACTTCACAGCCACGGTCGAGACCAACACGCAGCTCTTCCAGGTCAAGGACACTTCCTTCACGGAGCGCTCTATCGATCTTGCCGGTGCCGAGCTGGCCGGCACCGTAACGCTCGAAAGAGGCACCAAAGTGCCTGCCTCTTTCAAGCTGGTCAAAGAGAACGACGACTGGAAGCTCATCTCCTACAACATCGGCAGCTGA